From Mucilaginibacter rubeus, a single genomic window includes:
- a CDS encoding AraC family transcriptional regulator: MPLFQDIEIISKEIHSSVSPIHRHHYFELLYIMEGNGVHTINDNHYQYQKGNLYLLTPEDTHTFKIETRTYCCIIDFTKELFSKRKRKEMDRAEIGEFFINMEYVFHNHQNTKGHIEMASEEAELTEKLVFQLTAEKEHDRIYSGIIIQNIVFLLLNLIARRIQENIAGELKNRGLKNVVHEVTTYVQQHIYDKDRLKIEMLAKAFHKTPDHLNRNFKQQTGYTLKAYINQYRLNLIESRLRYSSLTVSEIADEMGFTDESHLNKMFRNNHGQTASAYRKAHLS, encoded by the coding sequence ATGCCACTATTTCAGGATATAGAAATAATATCAAAAGAGATACATTCATCAGTCTCTCCGATACATCGTCACCACTACTTTGAGTTATTGTATATCATGGAGGGTAACGGGGTGCATACCATCAATGATAATCATTATCAATACCAGAAAGGAAACCTGTATCTGCTAACGCCGGAGGATACGCATACCTTCAAAATAGAGACAAGGACATACTGTTGTATCATAGACTTCACCAAAGAACTGTTTTCCAAAAGAAAGCGCAAGGAGATGGATCGGGCGGAAATTGGTGAGTTCTTTATCAATATGGAATATGTTTTTCATAATCACCAGAACACGAAAGGCCATATCGAAATGGCGAGCGAGGAAGCGGAGCTAACCGAAAAATTGGTATTCCAGCTTACTGCTGAAAAAGAACACGACCGAATTTATAGTGGCATCATTATTCAGAATATCGTTTTTCTACTACTTAACCTGATCGCAAGGCGGATACAGGAAAATATTGCGGGCGAACTAAAAAACAGAGGTTTAAAGAATGTTGTTCATGAGGTTACAACGTATGTTCAGCAACATATTTATGATAAGGATCGGCTTAAAATAGAAATGCTGGCCAAAGCATTTCATAAAACACCTGATCATTTGAACCGCAATTTTAAACAGCAAACCGGATACACATTAAAAGCTTACATCAATCAATACAGATTAAATCTTATAGAATCGCGTCTGCGTTACAGCAGTTTAACGGTTTCTGAAATTGCTGACGAAATGGGCTTTACAGATGAGAGCCATTTGAATAAGATGTTTAGGAATAACCATGGTCAAACCGCCTCTGCTTACCGAAAAGCCCATTTAAGCTAA
- a CDS encoding cation diffusion facilitator family transporter, with protein MEESIQTPYDTRQLNEIIKHRRSIYPYQYIKGKQVPEEIVRQILENAIRAPNHKQTEPWRFKVFSGEGLKYFGDLQASLYNQFAGESFNEDRHRKMREYPLMSSHVISIGMRRDDTGKLPENEEIEAVACAVQNMFLSVTAYGLGSYWTSAGITYFEEAKPYFDLQRKDKLLGFFYIGYPAKTITGVSKRNPLEVSTEWISDNRDDLQELLARNETVAHTKSVKETMDVHEHTIDYENTSRWVVYLTVATMLLEIGVGYYANSMALTAEGWHMSTHVFAIGLTWLAYLFSRRYGQSGRHSFQQDKVLSLSGFTSAIVLQIIAIIMAIESIDRLIHPVPVKFSEAIIVAVIGLIVNAISARMLHQGNGHHDDNIRAAYIHVLADGLTSLTAIVTLGFGWYYNLYWLDAASGLIGAIVITSWAVQLIKNSGGKLIDYAKVLK; from the coding sequence ATGGAAGAATCAATACAAACACCTTACGATACAAGACAGCTTAATGAGATCATTAAGCACAGGAGAAGTATTTATCCTTATCAGTACATTAAAGGCAAACAGGTGCCCGAAGAGATCGTCAGGCAGATATTAGAGAATGCTATTCGCGCGCCTAACCATAAACAGACCGAACCCTGGCGCTTTAAAGTGTTTTCAGGTGAGGGTTTGAAATATTTCGGCGATCTGCAGGCCAGCCTTTATAATCAGTTTGCCGGAGAATCTTTCAACGAGGACAGGCATCGTAAAATGCGGGAATATCCTTTGATGTCTTCTCATGTGATATCCATCGGTATGCGACGGGACGATACCGGAAAACTTCCCGAGAATGAAGAAATAGAAGCCGTTGCTTGCGCTGTGCAAAACATGTTCCTTTCTGTGACCGCCTATGGTTTAGGTTCGTATTGGACAAGTGCAGGTATCACTTATTTCGAAGAAGCCAAACCGTACTTTGACTTACAACGCAAAGATAAATTGCTTGGTTTTTTTTATATCGGATATCCTGCTAAAACCATAACTGGAGTATCGAAAAGAAATCCTTTGGAGGTTAGTACCGAATGGATTAGTGATAACCGGGACGATTTGCAGGAATTGCTGGCAAGGAACGAAACAGTGGCCCATACAAAATCAGTCAAAGAAACAATGGATGTACATGAGCATACCATAGACTATGAAAATACCAGCCGATGGGTTGTTTACTTAACGGTAGCTACCATGTTACTGGAGATCGGAGTCGGATACTATGCCAATTCTATGGCACTGACAGCCGAAGGCTGGCACATGTCTACCCACGTATTCGCCATTGGGCTTACCTGGCTCGCATACCTTTTTAGCCGCAGGTACGGGCAGTCGGGAAGGCATAGTTTCCAGCAAGACAAGGTGCTGTCACTTTCAGGGTTCACAAGCGCCATCGTTTTACAGATCATCGCCATTATTATGGCTATCGAATCAATTGACAGGTTGATACACCCGGTGCCGGTAAAATTCAGTGAAGCTATCATTGTCGCCGTGATCGGTTTGATCGTAAATGCAATTAGCGCTAGAATGTTGCATCAGGGAAACGGGCATCATGACGATAATATCAGGGCCGCCTATATTCATGTACTGGCGGACGGATTAACCAGCCTAACGGCTATTGTGACTTTGGGGTTTGGCTGGTATTACAATTTATATTGGCTTGACGCGGCAAGCGGATTGATCGGCGCTATCGTTATTACCAGCTGGGCTGTACAGCTAATCAAAAATTCCGGCGGCAAATTGATCGATTACGCCAAAGTCCTTAAATAG
- a CDS encoding CusA/CzcA family heavy metal efflux RND transporter, which produces MLNKIIEFSVRNKLIVGLFIFGLICFGIYEVKRLPIDAVPDITDNQVQIITRAPALGAPDVERFISFPIEQSCRNIPDVKKIRSFSRFGLSVVTIVFDEKAEIYWARQQVSERLNDIASQIPTAYGKPEMAPVTTGLGEIYQYSVRAKAGYEKKYDAMALRTIQDWIVRKQLLGLPGVADVSSFGGYLKQYQISVDPARLKANNISIGEVFTALQKNNNNTGGAYIERGPTVLFIRSEGLVSSLEDIGNIVVKNLPNGTPLLIRDIGEVGLDHATRYGAMTWNGQQEVSGAVVMMLKGANSNEVIKNIKDKVVQIQKTLPQGVVIDAFLDRTKMVDNAIGTVEHNLLEGIAIVLIVLIIFLGNFRAALIVASVIPLAMLIAVILMNLFGVSGNLMSLGALDFGLIVDGTVIIVEAIMHEIHLKKRAAVSHEEMDNDVISVSARMRNAAIFGELIILIVYIPIFTLQGIEGKMFKPMAQTVAFALIGAFILSLTYVPVISSLSLSRKQKNTMNWSDQMMNFFQRHYHYALVRVVKHPKMTIGIAAIAFIVSVFVLTRLGGEFIPKLEEGDFAVETRVLTGSGLQTSVQAIKQGSKILLSKFPEVEQVVGKTGSSEIPTDPMPIEASDMMVILKDKSKWTNAKSFDELTEKMSKELEAVPGVTFGFQYPVQMRFNELMTGARQDVVCKIFGENLDTLAIFAKKLGTIAGGIKGARDIYVEAVTGMPQIVIRYKRAAIAEYGLNVEDINRVVNTAFAGQSSGTVYEGEKRFDLVVRLAGEQRKQLSDVQDMLIPTPTGSQVPLQQVADVKIEEGPNQIQREDAQRRIIVGFNVLGRDVQSIVEELQQKVNNQIKLPPGYYTTYGGAFENLNAAKQRLMIAVPVSLLLIFLMLYFAFGSMRQGLLIFSAVPLSAIGGVIALVIRGMPFSISAGVGFIALFGVAVLNGLVLISEFNRLRKDGWDNLRNIVFEGTKLRLRPVLMTAAVASLGFLPMALSNGAGAEVQRPLATVVIGGLITATFLTLFVLPILYILFEKGKSMKIPVKSAVIVLLTSLGLFAGSTKAQTPISLKAAIDTAFKNNLNLKSERLNADYLKRITGTGVTIPKTNITGEYGQINSAYNDNRLSVVQSVNFPTVYTRQKALLHAEYQAGELNVNVRKKELERQVTESFYNILYLKQKLSLLLSADSTYALFVKNANLRFDKGESNILEKTTAETQRGQIARQTEMVNADLLIADDRFRVLLNTASDYQPEARELKLPLPLATDTAFSNHPQVLLLGQQQQVSKAQTALERSKLLPDLNMGYYNQSFNGIQTVNGINRTYDGSNRFSSVQLGVSVPLFFGAQKNKISASRIKEQQAQIDYLSGLQALQNRYKQAAAEVVKYQKLTAYYEKTGLPNATLILKTANLQFTAGQVNYLEYTLLINQATALRSEYTDAVNNLNQAIIQINALQNRTNETSN; this is translated from the coding sequence ATGTTAAATAAAATTATTGAGTTTTCCGTACGGAATAAACTCATCGTTGGCCTTTTTATATTCGGCCTGATATGTTTTGGTATCTACGAAGTGAAACGCTTGCCGATAGATGCCGTACCTGACATTACCGATAACCAGGTACAGATCATCACCCGTGCCCCCGCATTGGGCGCACCTGATGTGGAACGCTTCATCTCCTTTCCGATTGAACAATCCTGCCGTAATATTCCTGATGTAAAAAAAATCCGCAGCTTTTCCCGCTTCGGCCTTTCGGTGGTGACCATTGTGTTTGATGAAAAAGCGGAGATCTATTGGGCAAGGCAGCAAGTCTCCGAGCGGCTTAACGATATTGCCAGCCAAATCCCAACAGCATATGGCAAACCGGAAATGGCACCCGTAACCACTGGTTTGGGTGAGATTTACCAATACTCCGTCCGCGCCAAAGCCGGATACGAAAAGAAATATGATGCGATGGCCTTGCGCACTATTCAGGACTGGATCGTCCGTAAACAGTTGTTGGGCCTACCCGGCGTTGCTGATGTGAGCAGTTTTGGCGGCTACCTTAAACAATATCAGATCTCAGTTGATCCGGCACGCCTGAAAGCAAATAATATTTCCATCGGCGAAGTGTTCACGGCTCTGCAAAAGAACAACAACAATACGGGTGGTGCTTATATTGAACGCGGACCTACAGTGCTATTTATCCGTAGTGAGGGTTTAGTCAGTTCATTGGAAGATATAGGGAACATTGTGGTGAAAAACCTGCCCAACGGCACACCGCTGTTAATCCGTGATATTGGTGAAGTAGGTTTAGATCATGCGACACGTTATGGTGCAATGACCTGGAACGGCCAGCAGGAAGTGTCCGGTGCCGTCGTTATGATGCTGAAAGGTGCGAATAGCAACGAAGTGATCAAAAACATTAAGGATAAGGTAGTGCAGATCCAAAAGACTTTACCGCAGGGTGTCGTGATCGACGCTTTTCTTGACCGTACGAAGATGGTAGATAATGCCATTGGTACGGTAGAACATAATTTGTTAGAGGGTATTGCCATTGTACTAATCGTACTGATCATCTTTCTGGGCAATTTCAGGGCGGCTCTTATCGTAGCCTCAGTTATCCCGCTGGCCATGCTAATCGCGGTTATTTTGATGAACCTCTTTGGCGTATCGGGTAACCTGATGAGTTTGGGCGCACTTGATTTTGGCCTGATCGTCGATGGTACGGTCATTATCGTGGAAGCCATCATGCACGAAATTCACCTGAAAAAGCGGGCCGCGGTCAGTCATGAAGAAATGGATAACGACGTGATCAGCGTTTCGGCAAGGATGCGCAACGCGGCCATATTTGGAGAACTTATTATCCTGATCGTTTATATACCAATTTTCACCTTGCAGGGTATTGAAGGCAAGATGTTCAAGCCGATGGCACAGACAGTTGCTTTTGCTTTAATCGGGGCCTTTATCCTTTCCCTGACCTATGTACCAGTAATAAGCAGTTTATCTTTAAGCCGTAAGCAAAAGAATACGATGAACTGGTCAGATCAGATGATGAATTTTTTCCAGCGGCATTATCATTACGCGTTAGTAAGGGTTGTCAAACACCCTAAAATGACCATTGGCATTGCCGCTATTGCCTTCATCGTATCAGTATTTGTACTGACCCGATTAGGCGGTGAATTTATACCTAAACTTGAAGAAGGAGATTTTGCGGTAGAAACCAGGGTATTGACCGGCAGCGGACTACAAACTTCGGTGCAGGCAATTAAACAAGGTTCTAAAATACTGCTATCCAAATTCCCCGAAGTGGAACAGGTGGTCGGTAAAACGGGCAGTTCGGAGATACCAACTGACCCGATGCCCATTGAAGCCAGCGATATGATGGTGATCCTGAAGGATAAGAGCAAATGGACAAATGCCAAAAGTTTTGATGAACTCACCGAAAAAATGTCGAAGGAACTGGAAGCAGTACCTGGTGTTACTTTTGGTTTCCAATACCCGGTACAAATGCGTTTCAATGAATTGATGACCGGTGCTCGCCAGGATGTGGTCTGTAAGATCTTTGGTGAGAACCTCGATACACTGGCCATCTTTGCTAAGAAGTTGGGCACTATAGCCGGGGGTATTAAAGGCGCACGGGATATTTATGTGGAAGCGGTTACCGGTATGCCCCAGATCGTTATCCGTTACAAACGTGCCGCTATTGCCGAATACGGGCTGAATGTAGAAGACATTAACAGGGTGGTTAATACCGCATTTGCAGGACAAAGCAGCGGCACCGTTTACGAAGGCGAAAAACGATTCGACCTGGTCGTAAGGCTGGCGGGTGAACAACGTAAGCAGTTAAGCGATGTGCAGGATATGCTGATCCCTACACCCACAGGCAGCCAGGTGCCTTTACAACAGGTCGCCGATGTAAAGATCGAAGAAGGCCCGAACCAAATTCAGCGCGAAGACGCGCAACGGCGGATAATTGTCGGCTTTAATGTTTTGGGACGGGATGTGCAAAGTATTGTGGAAGAATTGCAACAGAAGGTAAACAACCAGATCAAGCTGCCGCCGGGCTATTATACCACCTATGGCGGTGCTTTCGAGAACCTGAACGCAGCCAAACAGCGTTTGATGATCGCCGTACCGGTGTCCTTATTGCTCATTTTCCTGATGCTATATTTCGCGTTCGGTTCGATGAGACAAGGGCTGCTCATCTTCTCCGCCGTGCCTTTATCGGCAATTGGCGGGGTGATCGCATTGGTAATAAGAGGAATGCCGTTCAGTATCAGTGCCGGCGTGGGTTTTATTGCCCTTTTTGGCGTAGCTGTATTAAACGGATTGGTGCTGATATCTGAATTTAACCGGCTTAGAAAAGATGGCTGGGATAATTTACGAAACATTGTATTTGAAGGTACAAAATTACGCTTAAGGCCGGTTTTGATGACCGCCGCGGTGGCCTCTTTAGGTTTTCTTCCAATGGCATTAAGTAATGGCGCAGGTGCCGAAGTACAACGTCCTTTAGCTACGGTAGTGATCGGCGGTTTAATAACCGCGACGTTCCTGACCTTATTCGTGCTGCCTATTTTGTATATCCTGTTTGAAAAAGGAAAATCCATGAAAATACCTGTTAAATCTGCGGTGATCGTCTTACTCACTTCTTTAGGGTTGTTCGCCGGAAGCACGAAAGCACAAACACCGATCAGCCTGAAGGCGGCGATAGATACCGCCTTTAAAAATAACCTGAACCTGAAAAGCGAACGGCTGAATGCTGATTATTTGAAAAGAATTACCGGTACGGGCGTTACGATTCCCAAAACCAATATTACTGGCGAATACGGCCAGATTAATAGCGCTTATAATGACAACCGCCTATCGGTAGTGCAGTCTGTTAATTTCCCTACGGTTTACACCCGGCAAAAAGCTTTGCTCCATGCGGAATACCAGGCCGGGGAACTGAATGTAAATGTCAGAAAAAAAGAACTGGAACGGCAAGTTACCGAAAGCTTTTATAACATTCTCTACCTGAAACAGAAATTGAGTTTGTTATTAAGTGCAGACAGTACCTATGCGCTATTTGTTAAAAACGCCAACCTACGCTTTGATAAAGGGGAAAGTAATATCCTGGAGAAAACAACGGCTGAAACGCAACGGGGACAGATCGCCCGCCAAACAGAAATGGTAAACGCCGATTTGCTAATTGCTGATGACCGTTTCCGTGTACTGCTCAATACAGCCTCGGATTACCAGCCGGAAGCCAGGGAACTGAAACTGCCCTTACCTTTGGCAACAGATACAGCATTTAGCAACCATCCGCAGGTATTGTTGTTAGGCCAGCAGCAACAGGTCAGCAAGGCACAAACTGCTTTAGAGCGTTCAAAACTCTTGCCGGATCTAAACATGGGTTACTATAACCAAAGCTTTAACGGTATACAAACCGTAAACGGGATAAACCGGACTTATGATGGTAGCAATCGCTTTTCATCCGTTCAGTTAGGTGTTTCGGTGCCTTTGTTCTTCGGTGCGCAAAAGAATAAAATCAGTGCGTCCCGTATTAAAGAACAACAGGCACAGATAGATTACCTTTCGGGATTACAGGCTTTGCAAAACCGCTATAAACAGGCGGCGGCGGAAGTCGTCAAATACCAAAAGTTGACCGCTTATTATGAAAAGACAGGTTTGCCCAATGCCACCCTGATCTTAAAAACGGCCAACCTGCAATTTACGGCCGGGCAGGTCAATTATCTTGAATATACCTTGCTCATTAACCAGGCAACAGCATTACGCAGTGAATACACTGATGCGGTCAATAATCTTAACCAGGCCATTATTCAAATTAACGCTCTTCAAAACAGAACCAATGAAACCAGCAACTAA
- a CDS encoding efflux RND transporter periplasmic adaptor subunit, whose protein sequence is MKPATKTYLYKTTALIAALALFSCGGKTVDKTATKTMEKPKTENMTTVTLTDAQIKTAGIDTGHAGNRPVATSLKVTGAIDVPPQNMVSISFPMGGYLKSSKLLPGMHVSRGETIAMMEDQQFIQLQQDFLTAKAKLNFAQKDFERQRDLNVSKANSDKIFQQAQADYESQKIMVSSLAEKLRLIGMNPAKVTDGTITRSAAIHSPIDGFVSKVNVNIGKYVNPSDVLFEIVDPRDIHLALDVFEKDVTLLHQGQTVMAYTNSNPEKKYRCKIVLIGKDLTDQRKTVVHCHFKQYDKDLLPGTFMNAEIEINANRPLTLPEDAIVNYENKSYAFKVKGKNAYEIVEIKPGIAKDGYVELLANSSELRNQTFVIKGAYSLLMKMKNTGEDE, encoded by the coding sequence ATGAAACCAGCAACTAAAACATACCTTTATAAGACTACGGCGCTCATAGCAGCATTAGCGCTGTTTTCCTGCGGTGGCAAAACGGTCGACAAAACGGCAACCAAAACCATGGAGAAGCCAAAGACCGAAAACATGACCACTGTTACGCTCACCGACGCGCAGATCAAAACCGCCGGCATAGATACCGGCCACGCAGGTAATCGCCCGGTAGCGACCTCATTAAAAGTTACCGGTGCCATTGATGTGCCACCACAAAATATGGTAAGTATCAGTTTCCCAATGGGTGGCTACTTAAAATCAAGTAAGCTGTTGCCGGGTATGCACGTAAGCCGTGGCGAAACTATTGCAATGATGGAAGACCAGCAATTTATCCAACTACAGCAGGATTTTTTAACCGCCAAAGCCAAACTGAATTTTGCGCAAAAGGACTTTGAGCGCCAGCGTGATCTGAACGTCAGCAAAGCCAATAGCGATAAGATCTTTCAGCAGGCACAGGCGGATTATGAAAGCCAGAAGATCATGGTCAGTTCGTTGGCGGAGAAGCTGCGTTTAATCGGTATGAACCCGGCTAAAGTAACAGATGGCACTATTACGAGAAGCGCAGCTATCCATTCACCTATTGATGGCTTTGTGAGCAAAGTGAACGTTAACATTGGTAAATATGTTAATCCGAGCGATGTTTTGTTCGAGATCGTTGACCCAAGGGACATCCATTTAGCTTTGGATGTGTTTGAAAAAGATGTAACCTTATTGCACCAGGGGCAAACCGTGATGGCTTATACCAACAGCAACCCGGAAAAAAAATACCGCTGTAAAATTGTACTGATTGGCAAAGACTTGACCGATCAGCGTAAAACGGTGGTGCATTGCCATTTTAAGCAATATGATAAAGACCTCTTGCCGGGCACGTTCATGAATGCCGAAATTGAAATTAATGCCAATCGTCCGTTGACCCTACCGGAAGATGCCATTGTAAACTATGAAAACAAAAGTTACGCTTTTAAGGTAAAGGGAAAGAACGCTTATGAGATCGTAGAAATAAAACCGGGGATAGCTAAAGATGGCTATGTAGAATTACTGGCGAATAGTTCAGAATTGCGCAACCAGACCTTTGTAATCAAAGGAGCTTACAGTTTATTAATGAAAATGAAGAATACCGGGGAAGATGAATAA